CTTTTGCCATTTTGGCAATCACTTTTTCAAGCACCTTCGCGGCGTTGGCTTCGGCGTCTTCTCGCGATTTCTCGGCCAGCGGGCCAAGTTCGACAAGAAGCGAAAGAGCAGACTCGGCAAGCTTGGCTTCTCGCTGAAGCAAAGCAAGATAATCCGTTGTCAGCTTTTCACGTGAAGCTGAAAGCCCGCTTGGCTCGATTCCCAACGGATCAGCGTTAAGCAGGCCAGTTCGCAGGGCTTTGAGGCTTGCCGAATCGGCCTGCCAAGCCGAATGGGCCGCGTTGTGGTCCTCGATTTGGTTAGCAAGTTCGCCGTTGACGTTCAAAGCGATGTCGATGTTGAAAGACATAGTCCTAAGTTCTCCATAACGTGAAATTGAAGGGTCAATACATGGTTAGCCCGTTGCCGTCTTGGCGTTGGGCCGTAGTTGCTCGGTGCTCCACGGGAGGGGCTGAAGCGTGCCCGTCTGGTTGTAATTGCTAGCCGGTCATGAGTGCCACCTTTCGGGATAATTCAAAATTCAAAGCAGCCTATATCTAAACCGGCAGTCAGCTCTAAGAATGCCGCTGATATCTAACCACCTTTGAATATTGGAATTATTAATAGAATTGTTGTTTTAGCCGTATTTCATGGCGTTTCTGGGCTTCGATAACTCAAAATCGACGCCCTAGAGTTATCACGGAAAAATGAGGTTTTGCAGGCAAGAACCCAATAGCTTGGATAGTTCAAAACCACCCTGACTTGGAATTATTAGCTGACCTAAACGGCCCGATAAACCGTCTTGGGACGCTTCCCCGTTGGTTCGTCAGCCGCGACGATATCACCGCCTTCAAGCAGTCCCTGGATAATGTCATTCCGAATCTGCCGGGAAACCCATTGCGTCTTATTCGTAAGCTGAGTCTTGGTCAGCCCTGACTTTCCAGCATCTTGAATAATCCGCTTCACCTTCAGAACGGATTTGTGATGACTGCTTTCAGCGATATGCCGCGAAGTCTCGTAGATTTTGATTTCCGTGCTTCGCTTAGCGATTGCAATAGCCCATTCAACGTGGCTGACTTCGATTACCAAGCCCTCAAGCCCGTTTGCTGGATCGTGGCAAGCACAAGCCGCGATTACGGACAGGCGGCTAACCAACTCCCTGGAGCGGTCTAGCATGCTGATGGTTGTTTCGTTGGCCTCTTTGATTGCTTCCTCGGTCTCATCCCAGAATTGCCGGTAAGCGGCCTTTGCATTCTCTGTGAACGGCACCTTGAAGAACGTAGGGAATTGATCATTTAGATTGCCACCGTTCTTCAATTCGATCCATGATCGGGAACGTTCGATAATGCTCGCCGGAATTTCCTCATCCGATTCATCAAATAGGTCTCCCTGAATTTCAGAGCGGTTGTAAGCCTGGAGAACCAAAAACCTAGCTAACAGCCCATCATCGCGAATGCTTTCTGTGGTGTGTCCCCAGACCAGTGGCGTGGTTGTGCCGAAAACAACGGGCTGAGGGCAATTGACTTCGCGGTTATATTGAGCGTCTGCCCTTGCGGTAGCTCGCCAGGGGATTGACCGGCCTTCACCCCAGACTTTTAGGAGGTTAGTGCCAATTTCCTGCAACCAAGTTGAAGCTCGGTCTCCAGAAATCGCCTTAAACAGATAGCCGATTTCGTCAACGAGCGAAACAAAAGCTGGCTCATGCGAAAGGCTTTCCACTATGGCTGATCCGCTTGTGAATGATTCGGGGCCGATTAAGTGGGTTCCGCCAGCCGCGCCTAGAATCTCTCGGACGACTTTACGCGGGTGATCTTTCCCGGCACCTGATGGGGCAATCGCCATCAAGTACAAGTTGGGAGTTGCCTTTCTAAAGCCAACAACCTTTCGGCAAACAATTACACTTACGAAGGCAATCGCAGCTGCCAATGCAACCTCTGGCGAAGGGTACAAAGCCGAACGCATGATGTAGCGGTAAACTTCGCCAATTAGCCCAGGGGGCTCCAAGCAGATAGCTGGCATCGTTTCCGACGGCTTCAGGGTAGTTGACTTTTCGCCTTCATCTTCTGAGCCACCATTTAATGCTGCTTCAATGTGAGACGTGTCAACGTCTGGGGATACTTCATGTCGGGCTTCTGCCCCCACCTGGAGCATGTAGCCCCTATCGCCGTTTGCCCCTGCCTTCACCGCAGAACGAACTTTGTGGTCAAGCTCGCGTTGCGTCCAAGGTGGCTGACAAGTCAGATTCCACCCCTGGAGAATCGTCATGGCTGATGATTCATCCAATTCAAAGCCGTTCACTAGAAGGCACGCAACCCGGAACGTGTCATCGTGCCCGCCTTGACCTGAGACAGCGCCGGGGATGGCCGAAATATACTTCTGAGCCCTGCTGACGCGTTCCGCATAAGGAGTATCAGAAGGCTGACAGTCAGTGCGGATTTCAGGCTTTTCTTGGGGCAGAAAATAGCGGTCAGCAAATACGGCCAACTGCCTGGCGTCAACTTCTGCAACTTCCGTGAAACCTTCCAGGCGTTGCCCAGTGACTGTGAAGTATCGGCCCTTGGTGTAGACTTCAACGGCACCACCACCTTCAAGGTTGACCTTCCGCCCACGATCAAGCGGAAATTGGCCACGCAGAAAGAGCTTCAGCCCTTTACCGGATGGGCTGACCTCGGTGTAAGTTCCGAAGCGTTCCACGATCTCGGAAGACCAAGGGGTCAATTGTCCGGTGACAGGATTCCGGCAGTCATCTAGGTCAATGCCAATGAAGTTATCTTCAGGCGTAAAGACGAATCCGATACCGGAAGCTTCGGGGCTGTCCTCCAAAGCTGCCAGGATTTCGCCGAATGTTACCCAATGCGTTGGATCGGTGGACGATGCCGGTTTCCCGTTGACCTGATAGGGCACCTTGGTAGGCTTGCCGCCACGCTCTTCGTAACGCCACAAAACCCACTGCTTAGCCGCTCGCATGTCTTCGGGAACGTTATCGGGTGTGACGCGTTCCGTCACTTCAAGTTGTGTCAAAGTTTGAGTCATCCTTGCCTCTTAATTGCTGCCTCTTTCCACGATCCAAGCTTTCAGCGCCTCGATACTGAATCGAATGCTTCGCCCCAGCCTTACGCACGGCAGGCCGAATTCGATAATCCACTTGTCTAAAGTCTTCTCCGTGACCTGGAGAATGTCAGCCGCCGTGGCCTTGTTCACAAGCAAAGGTTGGACTGGGCTAACCGGACTTTCAGCCGCACGCTGATCGGTTGCCGCAAGGTTTGGGTGCGTCATGCGTTTTGTTCCTTCCGTGAAAGTTGACGGTGACTAAGAAACGCTCTTTACCTTGTTGCGTTGAATGAAGTCATCCAGCGATTGAGGCGAAATACGATAGCTCTTTTGGCATTTGCCTTCAGAGATGTTGATTGCCTCAATCTTGCCGGAGCGAATCAACTCCAGTACGAAGCCATACGATACGCCCAAGCGGCTTGCTGCTTTTCTGACGGTTAGCATTTTGGTTTTCCTCTGCGTGACGAGTTACGTTGAATTAGGCTGAACGCCATTGCCTTGCGTGAATGCTAGTCAGCTGACGGCAAGTATGGAAAGCGTTCTGTCGCCCATTCCAGAAGAGTTCTTACCGGCAATTTCAGCGGGGCAGATTGTAGACAGGCATATAGACAGGGGATTGATAAAGATTGCCATTACAAGAAGCCAAAGAAGTGGCTAGGCATGTTCAAGAAAGACATGAGTATGCCTTTTCAAGTTGGCTCTTGACTGTCTACATGCACTGTCTAGACAGGCAGTGCAGAATTTTGCGAATACTGACGCCAAGAAACGTCAAAAGCCAGCGTTTGGTGCGCTGGCTTGATCGCTGAATTGTATTGGCAGACTAATCTGACTCGCCTTTGAAGTATTCCGGCCAACGCTCCTTCATGTATCTGGACGCTGTGTCTTTGTTGAACGATAAGAACTCGCCAGGGGACTTTTCCGCAAGCTCTTTGGACCTATCGGCGGCATCCCGAAGCGTAGTGCCTGGCTTGATTTGGTCACCATTTGCAAGGTGGTCAAAGGTTTTCTTTTGACGCTTGCCAATTTCAGTCTTGGTTAGCCCCACCTGCCGATTCTCCGGCAGCGCGGCAGGCGTTGAATTGGGGACGGCATCAAGTAGTGCTACTTCTTCGCCAAGTCGCTTGGCAAACCATGGAAGGCGTTCTTCGATCCCATGCAATGAGCCAAGCCCAGGGATGCAAGCACCGTCTACATCGGTGAACCCAACTTCAAGCTCTTTCGCGTTGGTGCAAATTAACTCTGCGGTGAATTGGAGGGCATCAATTGCCGTTGCAAATGAATTGCCATCGTAGGCCGGTATCAATGAGGTAACGCTTCCGAAGTCATCTTTCAGATGGCGTCCCAGCCGCATGACAACCCTATCTGAAATCGCTTGTATCCTTTCAGGTGGGTGGGCCGTTACCCAGCGCCGCAATTGCTCTCGAACCTCAAGCCATCGTTCCTGTGGCGTCTTCCCTGAAGCCTCAAAGCTTTCAGGATTGCGAAGTCCGTCTTCTTCATCTTTGGCAATTTCCAGCCAAGCCCGAAGCAATCGAACCAACTCTTCAAAGTCTTCGCGTTTCATCAATCAACGTCCTGGCGTCGAATCCTGAGCGAAAGAAAAAGCAGGCAGGCGGTCAGGAAGTCCGCTCTTCAGGTGATCGGCCCTAGCCAGCTTGTGGAACCATTTTAGATTGTCCCGGCCAAGTGACGAAAGTGACTGTCTGTAGCAGGCTTGGTTCCGGCTTTTGGTCCAAGCCTTTTAGGAAACGGCCCTTTTCTCGGCACTTTTTGCAAAATTGTGAGTCCTGCCTGGCCTACTCTTTTTTCCGGGGTTTTTTGCACGTTTGTGGCTTCCAGATTTCCCTGATTTTGCTTGTTTCGTACCTATTCTGTATCAGTTCTGTATCAGCGGGACAGGTAGTTTTTCGGTAGCATCATCGACCAATTTCCGGAACGCGGACCGAAAGCTTTTCTGGGTGATTCTATCTCAAGGTGTGACCGGTACCTCCCGAAGGTGGTGACTAGCTACTGAGAAGGCAGGGTTTCCGGGGCAGCCGCATCGCACTGCCCGCTATTTTCTCTGTGATCGGCGTGTTACTAAGGGCAAACTCTGAAAGAACTTTGCAGCGCAGCGTGAGGTAAGCAAACTAAGCTATGACTGGCCTTAGGGGCATAGCATTCTTGACCAAGGTCGAATCGTCATTTTCAGGACATTTGCTGCGAAATGACACGCCCTCCTTAAGCACATCAAAAATAAACGAATATCGCCATGGGCGAACTGGGATACCACCCGCTAAGTCTTTGGGATGTTATTTGTTGGGAACGATCGGCTTTTTACTTCGCCTCGACCGAAGCATCCGTCGTTTCAGACAAAAATCAGATTTTTCCCGTAGAATTGCGGGCACGCACATAGTCTTTAAGGGGGCGATTTGTAACAATAGGAGCAGATCTGGCCTGACTTGCTTAAATTAGCAGCGTAAACTACTATTTCTTAAGTGTTTACAGGTCGGTTCGACGATTGAAACACTGTTCTTTGCAGCATTAGCGAGCCTATTGTGTTTGGTTTTGGTTCTCAGGTTGACACTCCCCCAATGACGGCAAAAGTCGGCTCCTGGGGCATTGCGTCAATACTTAGATCCACTCCGGATCTTTCGTGTCGGTGTCAGTCGTGGCACGTACTACTGGTTGTCCTCTACGCGGTTTTGATGATTGGCGGCCTTTCGCAGGTTCACCATTTACCCGACGGTAAGCCAAGTCATCCACATTCTACAGACTCGGAATGTGCCGAGTTGTCTGAGTGCGAGAACGCGAGCGAAGTCAAAGCGGAAATTGCTTTCCTGGCGATGACTCCCGACTTGGTGACACCTTACATTGAGGTGCCGTCCGCTCGATTTGACATTCAGCCCTCCCCATCTTTTTCGGTTCTTCCCGGGGCGAGATTTCTGCTCCGAGGGCCCCCTGTCGCCTAGTGCGCCAGTGATGTAACCAGGTCTCTCTCGCTGCTTAAATTTGGTGGCACCAAGAGGCCCACGTTCTCTCAAGCCCCTCATTGCCCCCAATCCAAGATTTTACGTGACGATTGTGTCGCTTGCGCTCTGCTCGTTAGACAAAGCGGAGGTTAATACAAGCGTAGCACCGTTGTGGGCCTGATTAGGGATGAATGAGAAGTCCACTAGCGACCTTTCTTTTAATCCCCACATCTGGCCAACATGGCCTCGGTCATTCTCCTAGTTGAGAGGAATTAGATAGTTCTATGAAAGCTACAACAACTGTGGCCCTTCTGCTGACTTTGTTTTCGCTCGTAATTACCGGTTGCGAGTCGATGGCAGAATCGCATGAAGAGCAACATCAAACGGCGCACTCCGAGTCTCAAGAGGATTCGCACGGCAATCCCCATAGCGAATCTCATCACGAAGGGGGCCACCATGCTGTGCATAAGATCATTGTCACCAGTCCTGTGAAGAAGGATGTGATCAGTACACAGCAATACGTTAGCCAGATCCATTCATGCAAACATATTGAAGTTCGAGCACTCGAAGGGGGCTACCTGGAAGAAGTGCGGATCAATGAAGGCGAGATGGTCAAGAAAGGGGAACTGATGTTCAAGATCGTTCCTACGCTTTACCAGGCCCGACTTGATTCCGAAATTGCTGAAGCGAACCGAATCGAAATCGAGTTGCAAAACGCTCAAAACCTATTGGAAAAGAACATCGTCTCACCGCAGGAATTAGCCATCAAGAAGGCAGAACTTGCCAAAGTGAAAGCCAAGGTAGCACTCGCCCAAGCCGAGTTGAATTTCACCAACGTGCGGGCCCCATTCGAAGGCATCGTCGACCGTCAGTTGGTTCAGCTTGGTAGCTTGGTGGAAGAAGGCGAAGTTCTTACTACGTTCTCTGACAACAGTGTCATGTGGGTTTACTTCAACGTGCCGGAAACTCGCTACCTGGAATACAAGCGGCAGTTAGACCTGGACAAAGCGGCCGGAAACGGCGAAGAGCATTTGCAGATCGAGTTGAAACTGGCCAACGGCGAGATCTTCCCTCAGCCTGGGAAGATCGGCGCGATCGAAGCCGACTTCAATAATACGACCGGAAATATCGCCTTCCGAGCCGACTTTGACAATCCTAGCGGTCTGCTTCGCAACGGCCAAACGGGAACCATTCTCATCCATCGCACATTGAAGGATGTGATCGTGATTCCTCAGCGGGCCACTTACGAGATCCTTGCCAAACGCTACGCGTTTGTCATTGATAAGGACAACATCGTTCGTCAACGCGACATTGAAATTCGAAGTGAGCAACCTGATATTTTCGTGATCAAAAAAGGACTGGAAGAAGAAGATAAAATCATTCTTGAGGGCATCCGTCAAGTGCGTGATGGTGACCATATCGAGTACGAATTTCGGGCGCCGGAAGAAGTGCTTGATGACTTGAAATACCACGCCGAATAAGGAGCCCTCCCTAATGTTTACCAAGTTCTTACATCGGCCAGCATTGGCCATCGTGATCTCGCTGCTTATCTTGTTTATGGGCGGTTTGGCGATTTTTTCGCTACCCATTTCGCAGTTTCCTTCGGTCGCTCCTCCAAGCGTGCGAGTTTCCGTTTCCTATCCTGGTGCCAGCGCCGATATATTGATCGACTCGACGATGGTGATCTTGGAGCAGTCCATCAATGGCGCTCCGAACATGCGTTACATGATGGGGGACGCCACCAGTGCCGGTGAAGGCACCATCCAGGTCGTCTTCGAGCCAGGCACCGATCCCAACGTCGCGGTGATGAACGTTAATAACCGCGTCAATATGGTGATGAACCAGCTTCCACCGATAGTCCAGCGTGAAGGCGTCATCGTCATGCAGAATATGCCGAGCATGTTGATGTACGTGAACGTCTTCAGCGAGGACCCCAATCTCGACCAGAACTTTTTGTACAACTACGCCACGGTCAACGTGCTTAACGAGATTAAGCGTATTCCCGGTGTGGGTCAGGCCTCTATCCTGGGAAACCGATCGTATGCAATGCGGATCGAATTAAACCTCGACCGCATGCGGGCGTATAAGGTCGATGCCGAAGATGTCATGAAAGCCCTGGACGAACAGTCCATGATTGGTTCGCCGGGACGCCTTGGTCAGGCCACCGGTCAGACCTCGCAGACGCTCGAGTACGTTCTTACCTGGGTCGGACGTTACAAGACCGAGGATGAGTACAACAAGATCATTCTGCGGTCGACAGAGGAAGGGGAAATCCTGCGACTGGGTGACGTGGCGAATGTGTCGTTAGGTTCGTCTTTCTACGACCTTTACTCCGATATCGACGGCTTGCCGTCGGCGGCTATTGTGCTCAAGCAGACGCCTGGCTCGAATGCCGCGGACGTGATCAAGCAGGTCAAAGAGAAGATCGAAGAGATCAAGAAGGAGTCGTTCCCGCCAGCTATGGACTATGCGGTGACTTACGACGTGTCTCACTTTTTGGACGCGTCGATTGAAAAGGTGCTGCATACCCTGTTTGAAGCATTTATCCTCGTGTCGCTGGTGGTGTTCCTCTTCTTAGGAGACTTTCGCAGCACGTTGATTCCTACCCTGGCCGTGCCGGTTTCGTTGATCGGTACGTTCTTCTTCATGATGATGTTTGGCATGTCGATCAACCTGATCACGTTGTTCGCGCTGGTGTTGGCCATTGGTGTGGTGGTGGACGATGCGATCGTGGTGGTGGAAGCGGTGCACGAGAAAATGCACGCCAAACATCTGAGGCCCTACCAGGCGACCATGGAAGTGGTTCACGAAATCAGCGGTGCGATCATCGCGATTACGCTGGTGATGACCGCCGTGTTCATTCCCGTTACCTTCATGACCGGGCCAGTGGGTGTCTTCTATCGACAGTTTGCCTTGACGATGGCAATGGCCATTGTTTTGTCCGGTGTGGTGGCATTGACGTTAACGCCTGTTCTCTGTGCGATGATTTTGAAACCGATCCATCGCAAGGGTCCCCAACGTGGCGTGGCAGGCATGACCAACCGTGTGCTGAAGAAGATTGCCGGACGCTATGCGTTTGTCCTGCGAGCTTTGTTGGCGATTGTTCTGGGGCTGGCCACAGGCTATGGCGTCTACGAACTGCTGCATGTCGAGATTGTTCATGAGGTGGTCTCGGAACAATTAGAGCTCACACCGCTACGGATAATCATCATCAGCGGCATTGCGGCCGTGTTGGGGATTTTCTCGTTCCGGGCTGCTCTTTCTGGTAGCGAACCGGACGAAAAGAAGAAACGGGGGCCGATTGGTGTTTTCGTCCACATTTTTGACCGAGCTGTCGAGGCAGTGACGGGAGTCTATGTTGGCGTGGTTGGTCTAATGGTCACGCGTCGCATCCTTACGATCTTAATTATTGGCGTTTTCAGCTACGGGATTTTGGTCGTCAACAAGGTTCTTCCTACTGGTTTTATTCCGCTGGAAGATCAGGGGATGATTTACGGTATCGTGCAGACGCCACCGGGATCGACACTTGAATACACCAATGCCAAGTGCCATGAACTGCAGGCCATCTGCAAAGGAATGGACGAGATCGTTTCTGTCTCTTCGATTGCCGGCTACGAAGTGCTTACCGAAGGTCGAGGTTCCAACGCCGGTACCTGCATCATTAACTTGAAACCTTGGGCAGATCGCGAGAGGACTTCGAAGCAGATCATTGAAGAACTCGAGAAACGAGGCACGGACATCGCCAACGTCAAGCTAGAGTTCTTCGAGCCTCCGGCCGTTCCCGGATTTGGTGCGGCAGGTGGTTTCTCGGTGAATTTGTTGGATAAGACCAACAGCGGCGACTACCAGGCCCTGGGCGAAGAGACCGACAAGTTCATGGCTGCCTTAGAGCAGCGAAAAGAGCTTAAGGGGCTGTTCACCTTCTTTGCGGCGAACTATCCACAGTACGAAATCATTATTGATAACGACGTGGCAATGCAGAAGGGTGTTTCGATCCGCGATGCCCTGGATAATCTCTCCATCGTCGTCGGTAGTACCTGGGAGCAAGGCTTTGTCCGTTTCGGACAGTTCTACAAAGTGTATGTCCAAGCAGCACCCGAGTTCCGTCGGTATCCCGAAGACTTAGACAACATGTTTGTCAAGAACGAAGAGGGCGAGATGGTTCCCTATTCCTCGTTTATGCGAATCGAAAAGAAGCAAGGTCTCAACGAGATCAGCCGCTATAACTTGTATCCCACGGCACCTATCCAAGGTGCTCCGGCTGCCGGTTACAGTAGTGGTGAAGCGATAGCGGCCATTAAGGAAGTCGCGGCTGAAACTTTGCCGCACGGCTTCGCGATTGACTGGCGTGGTCTCGCCTACGATGAAGCGAACTCGGGCAACACGGCCGTTTATATCTTCCTGATCGTGGTGGTCTTTGTGTATATGGTTTTGGTGGGGCAATACGAAAGTTTCCTGTTACCACTGGCCGTGATTGCCTCGTTGCCGATTGGGATATTTGGTTCCTTCTTCTTCCTGAAGTCGATGGGGTTGGCCAATGACGTATATGCCCAGATTGGTTTGGTCATGCTGGTCGGTCTTCTAGGTAAGAACGCGATCTTGATTATTGAGTTTGCCGTTCAGCGTCGCCATGATGGACTGAGCATTAAAGACGCCGCGATTGAAGGTAGCAAGCTGCGTTTCCGCCCGATTATGATGACCTCTTTTGCGTTTATCGCGGGGCTGATTCCACTGGTTCGTGCCACCGGTCCTGGTGCCATCGGAAACCGAACGATCGGAACAACGGCTGTTGGTGGGATGCTCTTGGGCACCTTAATCGGTGTCTTAGTAATTCCCGGTCTATATTACCTGTTCGCTAAGATCTCTGACGGCAAGAAACTTATTCGCGATGAGCATGACGACCCACTCAGTGAAATTTTCGAGCGTGAAGATAACACAGAGCATCACGGATTCTGAGCGCGACTAACCGCTCTTGAGATTAGTCGTTTAAGAATTGCCTCGCTGTCGAGTCCTACTCGACGACGAGGCTTTTTTGTGGAGTGACGGTAAGCCTGTACTGCGTGTTGGCGGCCAATACTGCGAGCAGTTCCGTCTTTATCGGAAGTGAGACCAGTGGCAAGATGGGTAATCTGCCTGCGGTGATGTGCGGAGGGCGCTGATTATTTCTTCTTTATTCAATATTCGGCCGATACCAACTGTGTTGGCTGTATCTGCGCCCATAGCCTTGCGGCTCTCCGGGGATTAACCACCCCCGAAAGGAAAGTTGCTGAAGAGACCGCCTGATCGTCCGACACAAACCCCACACTTTCCCAATTGATAATACGTACTGGCATGATGCCTCAAAGGCTCGAAGATGAGACCATTCTATCCCTACGCGCACAAAGCAATAACCGGGTGTAAGCCTCTTCTGGTTGTTACGATACTTGCTTGCCTAACTCTTACGTCACTTGTTGGGTGTGGTATTCCAGATCTTTGCTGTGTCGATCCCACACCGTACGTTCCTGGTGATTATGGCGTCGAGCCAAACTCGGTGAATGTGGCCGAAGTTGGGGTATACGACTTTTTCAACGACCCGGCATTGGCGCAGCTGATTGCTGAGGGCCTGGCTTCCAATCAGGAACTGAAAATTCGGAACCAAGAGGTCCAACTCGCGCTCAACGAGATAACAGCCCGTCGGGGGGCCTATCTTCCCTTTGTAAGTGTCGGTGCCGATGGTGGATTTGAACGAACCAGCAAGTGGACGCCACTCGGTGCAGCCGAAGATCAACTCTTTACTCCCAACGGTGGTGAGTTTCCCGATCCCTTGCCCAACGTGGGGCTGACCGCGAATCTGTTTTGGCGAGTTGATATCTGGCGGGAACTACGCAATGCCCGTGATGCGGCCTCGCAGCGATATGCCGAAGCAGTTGAGATTCGAGACTACTACGTGACGCGATTGGTTGCCGAGATCGCAGAAAACTACTACGAGTTGACTGCTCTGGACCAACGACTTGTCTACTTGAATCAGACGATCGATATTCAGAAACAAAGCTTAGAAGTTGCCAAAGCACAGAAGGAAGCGGCTCGTGGAACTGAGCTGCCTGTCCAGCGATTCCTGGCAGAAGTTCGCAAGAACGAAAGTCAGCGTCTGATCGTGCAACAGGATATCATCGAAGCCGAAAACAAGATTAACTTCCTTGTCGGTCGATATCCCCAGCCGGTTGCTAGGGGAGCTTGGGAATTCATTCAACTCGACTCTAAGATGCTCGGCGTGGGAGCACCCGCTGAATTGCTGCAAAACCGACGAGATATCCGAGCGGCTGAACGGGAGTTGGCTGCTTCAGGACTCGATGTTCTCGTGGCGAGGGCTCAGTTCTTTCCAAGCTTAGACATCAGGGCCAGCGTTGGTTATGAAGCTTTCAACCCGCGTTACCTGTTTGATCCTGGTGCGTTCATTGCCAGCACGGCCGGTGAGCTTGTGGCACCCTTGATCAACAAGAAGGCAATTCAAGCAGAATACCGAAGTGCCAATGCAAGACAGATTCAGGCAGTTTATGACTACCAACGTACAGTATTGAATGCCTAT
This portion of the Bremerella alba genome encodes:
- a CDS encoding DUF3987 domain-containing protein, whose amino-acid sequence is MTQTLTQLEVTERVTPDNVPEDMRAAKQWVLWRYEERGGKPTKVPYQVNGKPASSTDPTHWVTFGEILAALEDSPEASGIGFVFTPEDNFIGIDLDDCRNPVTGQLTPWSSEIVERFGTYTEVSPSGKGLKLFLRGQFPLDRGRKVNLEGGGAVEVYTKGRYFTVTGQRLEGFTEVAEVDARQLAVFADRYFLPQEKPEIRTDCQPSDTPYAERVSRAQKYISAIPGAVSGQGGHDDTFRVACLLVNGFELDESSAMTILQGWNLTCQPPWTQRELDHKVRSAVKAGANGDRGYMLQVGAEARHEVSPDVDTSHIEAALNGGSEDEGEKSTTLKPSETMPAICLEPPGLIGEVYRYIMRSALYPSPEVALAAAIAFVSVIVCRKVVGFRKATPNLYLMAIAPSGAGKDHPRKVVREILGAAGGTHLIGPESFTSGSAIVESLSHEPAFVSLVDEIGYLFKAISGDRASTWLQEIGTNLLKVWGEGRSIPWRATARADAQYNREVNCPQPVVFGTTTPLVWGHTTESIRDDGLLARFLVLQAYNRSEIQGDLFDESDEEIPASIIERSRSWIELKNGGNLNDQFPTFFKVPFTENAKAAYRQFWDETEEAIKEANETTISMLDRSRELVSRLSVIAACACHDPANGLEGLVIEVSHVEWAIAIAKRSTEIKIYETSRHIAESSHHKSVLKVKRIIQDAGKSGLTKTQLTNKTQWVSRQIRNDIIQGLLEGGDIVAADEPTGKRPKTVYRAV
- a CDS encoding helix-turn-helix domain-containing protein → MTHPNLAATDQRAAESPVSPVQPLLVNKATAADILQVTEKTLDKWIIEFGLPCVRLGRSIRFSIEALKAWIVERGSN
- a CDS encoding helix-turn-helix domain-containing protein; protein product: MLTVRKAASRLGVSYGFVLELIRSGKIEAINISEGKCQKSYRISPQSLDDFIQRNKVKSVS
- a CDS encoding efflux RND transporter periplasmic adaptor subunit, with the translated sequence MKATTTVALLLTLFSLVITGCESMAESHEEQHQTAHSESQEDSHGNPHSESHHEGGHHAVHKIIVTSPVKKDVISTQQYVSQIHSCKHIEVRALEGGYLEEVRINEGEMVKKGELMFKIVPTLYQARLDSEIAEANRIEIELQNAQNLLEKNIVSPQELAIKKAELAKVKAKVALAQAELNFTNVRAPFEGIVDRQLVQLGSLVEEGEVLTTFSDNSVMWVYFNVPETRYLEYKRQLDLDKAAGNGEEHLQIELKLANGEIFPQPGKIGAIEADFNNTTGNIAFRADFDNPSGLLRNGQTGTILIHRTLKDVIVIPQRATYEILAKRYAFVIDKDNIVRQRDIEIRSEQPDIFVIKKGLEEEDKIILEGIRQVRDGDHIEYEFRAPEEVLDDLKYHAE
- a CDS encoding efflux RND transporter permease subunit — its product is MFTKFLHRPALAIVISLLILFMGGLAIFSLPISQFPSVAPPSVRVSVSYPGASADILIDSTMVILEQSINGAPNMRYMMGDATSAGEGTIQVVFEPGTDPNVAVMNVNNRVNMVMNQLPPIVQREGVIVMQNMPSMLMYVNVFSEDPNLDQNFLYNYATVNVLNEIKRIPGVGQASILGNRSYAMRIELNLDRMRAYKVDAEDVMKALDEQSMIGSPGRLGQATGQTSQTLEYVLTWVGRYKTEDEYNKIILRSTEEGEILRLGDVANVSLGSSFYDLYSDIDGLPSAAIVLKQTPGSNAADVIKQVKEKIEEIKKESFPPAMDYAVTYDVSHFLDASIEKVLHTLFEAFILVSLVVFLFLGDFRSTLIPTLAVPVSLIGTFFFMMMFGMSINLITLFALVLAIGVVVDDAIVVVEAVHEKMHAKHLRPYQATMEVVHEISGAIIAITLVMTAVFIPVTFMTGPVGVFYRQFALTMAMAIVLSGVVALTLTPVLCAMILKPIHRKGPQRGVAGMTNRVLKKIAGRYAFVLRALLAIVLGLATGYGVYELLHVEIVHEVVSEQLELTPLRIIIISGIAAVLGIFSFRAALSGSEPDEKKKRGPIGVFVHIFDRAVEAVTGVYVGVVGLMVTRRILTILIIGVFSYGILVVNKVLPTGFIPLEDQGMIYGIVQTPPGSTLEYTNAKCHELQAICKGMDEIVSVSSIAGYEVLTEGRGSNAGTCIINLKPWADRERTSKQIIEELEKRGTDIANVKLEFFEPPAVPGFGAAGGFSVNLLDKTNSGDYQALGEETDKFMAALEQRKELKGLFTFFAANYPQYEIIIDNDVAMQKGVSIRDALDNLSIVVGSTWEQGFVRFGQFYKVYVQAAPEFRRYPEDLDNMFVKNEEGEMVPYSSFMRIEKKQGLNEISRYNLYPTAPIQGAPAAGYSSGEAIAAIKEVAAETLPHGFAIDWRGLAYDEANSGNTAVYIFLIVVVFVYMVLVGQYESFLLPLAVIASLPIGIFGSFFFLKSMGLANDVYAQIGLVMLVGLLGKNAILIIEFAVQRRHDGLSIKDAAIEGSKLRFRPIMMTSFAFIAGLIPLVRATGPGAIGNRTIGTTAVGGMLLGTLIGVLVIPGLYYLFAKISDGKKLIRDEHDDPLSEIFEREDNTEHHGF
- a CDS encoding TolC family protein, whose amino-acid sequence is MRPFYPYAHKAITGCKPLLVVTILACLTLTSLVGCGIPDLCCVDPTPYVPGDYGVEPNSVNVAEVGVYDFFNDPALAQLIAEGLASNQELKIRNQEVQLALNEITARRGAYLPFVSVGADGGFERTSKWTPLGAAEDQLFTPNGGEFPDPLPNVGLTANLFWRVDIWRELRNARDAASQRYAEAVEIRDYYVTRLVAEIAENYYELTALDQRLVYLNQTIDIQKQSLEVAKAQKEAARGTELPVQRFLAEVRKNESQRLIVQQDIIEAENKINFLVGRYPQPVARGAWEFIQLDSKMLGVGAPAELLQNRRDIRAAERELAASGLDVLVARAQFFPSLDIRASVGYEAFNPRYLFDPGAFIASTAGELVAPLINKKAIQAEYRSANARQIQAVYDYQRTVLNAYTEVVNQVSKAHNYRKSVEIKQSQVVALEQSVDVATNLFQNARSEYVDVLFSQRDLLEARIDMIETKQQQLSAIVKAYQALGGGYLLTNSGLTYKDIRCLDTPYLPGEFIDVPVVNESEENFGVQEENLPPLPSEVDLSPTPLGSAK